In one window of Bdellovibrio bacteriovorus W DNA:
- a CDS encoding Nod factor export ATP-binding protein I (COG1131 ABC-type multidrug transport system, ATPase component), translating to MSQTVAIAAKDLTKKYDDKTVVDRLGLEIYKGECFGILGPNGAGKSTIMKMMYCSALISSGELYVLGLNAKKNYREIKSRIGVVPQEDGLDPDFTVLENLLVYSKFHRLEKAEARLKSQGLLRLMKLEEYQDRSVETLSGGMKRRLAIARGLLNSPEIVFLDEPTTGLDPQARIWIWDFFKELKASKSTIILTTHYMEEAEQMCDRVAIMDHGKILTVGKPKDLIRELIGKEVVEFDTTAADMNYYLGRLRSEGFSYQVINQTVNVMVKERQESRLVMDLIASDKIYIRKPTLNDVFLKLAGYHLRDE from the coding sequence ATGAGTCAGACTGTTGCCATCGCTGCTAAGGATTTAACTAAGAAGTATGACGATAAGACAGTTGTCGATCGTCTTGGATTAGAGATCTATAAAGGTGAGTGCTTCGGGATCTTGGGTCCCAATGGAGCTGGCAAATCGACGATCATGAAAATGATGTATTGCTCGGCGCTGATTTCCAGCGGCGAGCTCTACGTCCTCGGTCTCAACGCTAAAAAGAATTATCGCGAAATCAAATCTCGGATCGGCGTTGTGCCTCAAGAAGATGGGCTTGACCCAGACTTCACGGTTCTTGAGAACCTCCTTGTTTATTCAAAATTTCATCGTCTAGAAAAAGCAGAAGCTCGTTTAAAGTCCCAGGGGCTATTGCGCCTTATGAAATTAGAAGAGTATCAGGATCGCTCTGTTGAAACTTTGAGCGGCGGTATGAAACGCCGACTAGCGATTGCGCGCGGTCTTTTAAACTCTCCAGAGATTGTTTTTCTCGATGAACCAACGACAGGTTTAGATCCGCAAGCGCGCATTTGGATCTGGGATTTCTTTAAAGAATTAAAAGCCTCTAAGAGCACAATTATTCTTACGACTCACTATATGGAAGAAGCGGAGCAGATGTGTGACCGCGTTGCCATTATGGATCATGGTAAGATTCTTACAGTGGGAAAACCTAAAGATCTGATTCGCGAGCTGATTGGAAAAGAAGTCGTTGAGTTTGATACGACGGCGGCAGATATGAATTATTATCTAGGGCGTCTTCGTTCCGAAGGTTTTTCTTATCAAGTTATAAATCAAACTGTGAATGTGATGGTGAAAGAGCGACAGGAAAGTCGCCTAGTGATGGATCTTATTGCTAGTGATAAGATTTATATCCGTAAGCCAACACTAAACGACGTGTTCTTGAAGCTTGCTGGCTATCACTTGAGGGATGAATAG
- a CDS encoding ABC transporter, permease protein (COG0842 ABC-type multidrug transport system, permease component): protein MRLKNFFYIPRVDSGAFQVWSRNYLYFKKTWMVSLFWIVLEPVFYLGAIGFGLGAFVNNMGSVSYIEFFFPALLATTAMMVAFFEGTYGNYTKLTHQKTYSTIMLTRVGPEEIIGGELLWAASKAFFGVIGVVIVAFFFGLVESYKILLTLPILFLLSFLFSCIGMIFTSYAKNYDSFIYSTSGLIVPMSLLSGTYFPLEQLPTGLQYLAMLFPLTHGVAAVRGILQDGNLTNIGIHVVVLMAMTWIAASVSFARITRKLLK from the coding sequence ATGAGACTTAAAAACTTCTTTTATATTCCTCGTGTAGACTCTGGGGCGTTTCAAGTTTGGTCACGCAACTATCTTTATTTTAAAAAAACTTGGATGGTATCTCTATTCTGGATCGTTCTAGAGCCAGTTTTTTATTTAGGAGCTATTGGTTTTGGCCTTGGCGCTTTTGTAAATAACATGGGATCTGTTTCTTACATCGAGTTTTTCTTCCCAGCGCTTTTAGCCACGACAGCAATGATGGTGGCTTTCTTCGAGGGAACTTACGGCAACTATACAAAGTTAACCCATCAAAAAACCTACTCGACGATCATGCTTACACGCGTGGGTCCTGAGGAAATCATCGGTGGAGAACTTTTATGGGCAGCAAGTAAAGCTTTCTTTGGAGTTATCGGCGTCGTTATAGTCGCTTTCTTTTTTGGTTTAGTAGAGTCATATAAAATACTTCTGACCCTACCCATTTTGTTTCTCTTGTCTTTTTTGTTTTCGTGCATCGGAATGATTTTTACTTCTTATGCGAAAAACTACGACTCGTTCATCTATTCAACTTCAGGTTTGATTGTGCCTATGAGTCTTTTGTCGGGAACTTATTTCCCTCTTGAACAATTGCCAACGGGCTTGCAGTATTTGGCAATGCTTTTTCCTCTCACTCATGGAGTGGCGGCAGTGCGTGGCATTTTGCAAGATGGTAACCTTACAAATATTGGAATACATGTTGTAGTCTTAATGGCGATGACTTGGATTGCAGCGAGCGTTTCTTTTGCGCGTATTACGCGAAAACTTTTAAAATAA